CGCTGATCAGCAATTTTCTGTTCGGATAAGTAATAAGTCAAGAACTTTTACAAAATTGATTTTTGTTGAAGAAAACCCTTTCATCAGTCATTTTAAAATACTTGGGTTAAACTCTGAAATAAAGAATGATTTGCGACATTTTACAAAGAGGTTCAACAGAAGATTTCTACATTATAAAGATGTGGCCATCGCATTGATTTACAAATTTTTAGAAAATTGCTTAAACCTTCAGACAGAAAACATGTATTTGCCTCCAATACCCACATCTGGTTTTAGCTTTACGGCTAATGACCCTGGCTACCCCTAAACAGCCAATCTTGCTGCAAAAAGCACAACCGTTTTGTATTGGATATCTTGCGAATCCAGACAATCATCCAACATACAATCAGGCTGGTTGTGTTTTTTGCAGCAATCACTCAAATACACCATAAAAAACTATGTATCTTTGCGGCTTAATGAACCGTTAACCTAATCAATTGATTTAAAATTCATTAAACCAAAAAGATAATTTATGCTTCAACTATTAATTGGTTTTCAGTTATTTGGAGTTGAATTTTTCAAGCAGCAGGAGTTTCTTGTGATGTTTTTCAGGTCATCTCTAAACCTTTTTTTTATCCTGATTCTTGTTCGTTATGTTTATTATGCCAACAGTCGGCGTAAAGATTACCTTTTCACCTATCTGTTGATCAGTATCACCGTATTTTTCGTTTCATACCTTCTTCAAAATGTGAGTCTTCAATTGGGTTTTGCACTCGGTTTTTTTGCTTTGTTCGGTATAATTCGCTATCGCACCGACACCATCCCGATAAAAGAAATGACCTATTTGTTCCTGGTCATTGGCATCTCCGTATTGAATGCCCTTTCCGACAAAGCCATCAGTTATGCTGAACTCCTGTTTGCAAATATCAGTATCATTGTAATTACCGCTATTATTGAGTATTTCTGGAGTTTCAAACACGAATCGAGCAAAAACATCCTGTACGATAACGTTGAATTGATAAAGCCAAAGAATCAGGTTAAATTTATTGATGACCTGGAGACACGCACAGGTTTAAAAATCAATAGGGTAGAAATTGGAAAAATTAACTTTGACCGGGGTACTGCCGAAATCACGATTTATTATTTGTGGGACAAATACTCTACGAATTTCTTCGAAAGTGTTACGTTCGATAATTTCACTATAAAAGAACAGGAAACTAATAAAAAATCCAGGAAATGAGGTATTCCGACAACATGAAGATGATTGCCGGTTTACTTTTCATTCTTTTAATACCGGTTATACTGCATTCGCAGGACTATTCAGAAGGAAAGGCATCACCATTATTTCAATCACATGAAATCGTTCACCTGTCGATCAAAGCTGATTTAAAAACATTACTTTCTGACATAGATGACGAAAGGGAACAGCACCCTGCAATACTTGAATATGTTGAAAATGAAGACACAATCAGGTTGGACGTTCAACTCAGAACCCGTGGTAACTTTCGCCGAAAACCTGACCAATGCTCTTTCCCACCATTGAGGCTAAATCTTAAGAAAAAGCAGGTGGAAGGAACTATATTTGAAGGTATTGACAAAATAAAAATTGTAACTCATTGCAGGCCAAATCAAAAAAGATACCAACAGTATCTGATTCGGGAGTACCTTGTTTATCGTGCTTTTAATTTGGTAACTGATACCAGTTTAAGAGTGAGGCTGGCATCCATCACTTATTTGGATACTTCAAATAACAATGAAAAAGAGGAGAGCTTCGCAATTCTAATTGAGCCTGATGAAGCTTTCGAAAAAAGGTTTAATGCCAGGAGAAGCGATCAAAAATATCTATTCCCTGACAGTACAAGTTATGTCCACATGGGTAAGTTGGCGTTTTTTCAGTACATGATTGGAAATACTGACTATGCCGTTACCACGCAACACAATATTATGTTATTCACATTAAATTCTGATCAGCCACCCTACTCAATTCCTTACGATTTTGACTGGTGTGGTGCAGTGAATACCCATTATGCAGTTCCACTGCCAAGGTTCGGAACGCAAAACGTCACCGAAAGAATCTATCGCGGGCAATGCCGGTCAATGGAGGAGTTTATGCAAATTGCTGCATTTTTCAATAGCAAAAAAGAAGATATTTTTAATTTGTACAACGATTATCCCTTGCTAAGCAAGAGAGAAAAACGTGAACTTTTACACTATTTTAAAGGTTTTTATGATGTCATAAACGACGAGCGTCAAATAAAAGTTGAACTACTCGAAAATTGCCTGAAATAATAGTCATGATAAAAATGATCCCCAGATAAACTTCCAGTACTTTCCTATGAAATTGATGACTTTAACCATCTTTATTCTTTTTTTGATTATCTCTGTTTCTGGAAAAGAAAACGAAATCGTTTCTGAAAAGGAGGTCTTGCACGCTATTGCAAAAGGAAATACAATGGTGGTTGAGCAGTTTGTAAAGCAGGGCAATGATATCAATGGATTTTATCATCGATCAGAGACCACCCTGCTTAATTATTCGGTTAAAAGAAAATCAATGCAGGTTTTTAACCACCTGCTCGCACTTGGTGCTGATCCGGATATGCCCAGTCAGGGTTTGACTCCTATAATGCACGCTATCAGACATGGTGAAATGTCTATGATACATCGTTTGCTCAGAATTGGGGCGAATATTGATGCCACAGCAAAAGGAGGGCAGACTGCACTGATATATGCTGCAAAACTTGGTAAATTTGAATTTGTCAGGACATTAATTGAATGGGGTGCAGATGCAGAAATCCGGAATAACAGAAACCAATCAGCACTTGACATTGCCAACCTGAGTAACCAGCTTGAAATAGCTGTCTATTTGGTCAAAATCATTGAACTGAGGCATCTTTTTGCAGGATTGCCTGTTGAAAGTGACGGTCCACACATCGAATGGGCAAATGATACCATGGTCAGGATGTTTTACATGATTACAGACATTGTTAGAAAATACCCCGTACTACATTGTGATTTTTTTCCTGCTACCGGCGAAACTATTGTTCTCAAAGGATTTGCAGGAGATCCAAAGGATTATTATTTGATCAAAAATAAAGACCCTGACAACTGGGATTTTCAAAATGTAAGTAAAGTGCTTGCTTTGGGTGACATCCATGGTCATTATAGTGCTTTTAAAAAATATTTGATTCAGAACGGGGTAATTAACGAAAACCTGGATTGGACCTATGGTGATGGTCATCTCGTATTATTGGGCGATCTCTTTGACCGTGGGGATCAGGTGACCGAAAGCCTGTGGCTAATTCATCAACTTGACATCAAGTCGAGGCAGCACGGAGGCAGAGTCCATATGATACTGGGTAATCATGAAGTGATGGCTATGATTAATGATATTCGTTATATCAGTCGTAAATACAAACAGTTCTCAAACTACTTTTCGAGAGAATATGCCGATTTTTACAACAGGAAAACGGAATTGGGTTTGTGGCTCCGAAACAAAAGTGCAGTGGTCAGAATCAATGATTGCATCTTTTCTCATGCCGGTATTTCATCAGAGATCATTAAACACAAATTTACAATCCCGCGGATTAATTTTTTATTGCAGAATTTTCTTGCAAATGATCCCCAGTCGCCAAACAGGTTTCCAAAAGAAACAAATATTATTCTTGGTAAATGGGGACCACTCTGGTATCGTGGTTTTTTGTATGATTTTCCTGACGTAGCTTTAATAACACAGGATGAGGTGAATGATGTCCTGAAAACAATGGAAGGATCGAAGTTAGTTATTGCACACTCACATGTCGAAACCATCTCCGCCATGTACAATAACGCTGTCATCGCCATTGATGTACCGGTTCATAAAAGTGAAGTGATTTCGGAGGGTTTGCTTATCGAAAACGGGAAATATTACAGACTGCTCCATAATGGAGAAAAGATACTGTTGTTAGATAAATAATTAATGAAACCGGGATGAAGGCCAATGATTGTCAACCTTCAGGGTAAAATTATTTGAAAGAATCTACAAAAATCGCCGTAATGGACATTATTAATGATTTTTTTTGGAGCATGTTGTCTAATGGACATTTTTAATGGTCTTTATTTTTAGTTTTTGGGTTATTGTAAAGCTAATATTAGAAAGAACTTCAACACCTTTTATCATTATAATGTCCATTAAGCCTCAATGTTGAATTTCAATTATAAATACTTCCCATCCACTAAAAAATTCGTTACATAATCTGAAACCCCCTCTTCTAATGTGTGAAATGGTTTGGTGTAACCATAGCTGCGAACTTTCTGCATATGGGCTTCAGTAAAATACTGATACTTGTCGCGAATATCTTCAGGAGT
This DNA window, taken from Bacteroidales bacterium, encodes the following:
- a CDS encoding ankyrin repeat domain-containing protein; amino-acid sequence: MTLTIFILFLIISVSGKENEIVSEKEVLHAIAKGNTMVVEQFVKQGNDINGFYHRSETTLLNYSVKRKSMQVFNHLLALGADPDMPSQGLTPIMHAIRHGEMSMIHRLLRIGANIDATAKGGQTALIYAAKLGKFEFVRTLIEWGADAEIRNNRNQSALDIANLSNQLEIAVYLVKIIELRHLFAGLPVESDGPHIEWANDTMVRMFYMITDIVRKYPVLHCDFFPATGETIVLKGFAGDPKDYYLIKNKDPDNWDFQNVSKVLALGDIHGHYSAFKKYLIQNGVINENLDWTYGDGHLVLLGDLFDRGDQVTESLWLIHQLDIKSRQHGGRVHMILGNHEVMAMINDIRYISRKYKQFSNYFSREYADFYNRKTELGLWLRNKSAVVRINDCIFSHAGISSEIIKHKFTIPRINFLLQNFLANDPQSPNRFPKETNIILGKWGPLWYRGFLYDFPDVALITQDEVNDVLKTMEGSKLVIAHSHVETISAMYNNAVIAIDVPVHKSEVISEGLLIENGKYYRLLHNGEKILLLDK
- a CDS encoding DUF4956 domain-containing protein → MLQLLIGFQLFGVEFFKQQEFLVMFFRSSLNLFFILILVRYVYYANSRRKDYLFTYLLISITVFFVSYLLQNVSLQLGFALGFFALFGIIRYRTDTIPIKEMTYLFLVIGISVLNALSDKAISYAELLFANISIIVITAIIEYFWSFKHESSKNILYDNVELIKPKNQVKFIDDLETRTGLKINRVEIGKINFDRGTAEITIYYLWDKYSTNFFESVTFDNFTIKEQETNKKSRK